The proteins below come from a single Triticum aestivum cultivar Chinese Spring chromosome 5D, IWGSC CS RefSeq v2.1, whole genome shotgun sequence genomic window:
- the LOC123122748 gene encoding protein IQ-DOMAIN 19 yields the protein MGKAGRWLRSFLPGKKDRGKDAGNHKTGPEETPRWVPAWTPQTVTPASTPGAKEKRRWSFRRPATAVAAGAGKDGAFLEPRVLDPDQSAIAVAIATAAAAEAAVAAKQAAAAVVRYAASAPGSKRAVIGIEEAAAIKIQSVFKSYLARKALCALRGLVKLQALVRGHLVRRQASNTLRCMQALVAAQNRARTARLRLLDDVERPLRTPRMTPTRRSPHHPRLRQHQEMEENIKIVEVDTGAGDVRCTPRTSRRSSCYATPLCRTPSKVELYQKVSPTPSALTDASGRSYSGRYEDFSFGTARASPYHYYYASDASCKQPPPPQQQGHGAGAGADHPLLFPSYMANTQSSRAKARSQSAPRQRASVSSAPEVASPWERQASAGRRRASLEGPAQAAARGLASPKGAVRVQRCQSQASAACPWGVRLDMSSASVHDSECGSTSTMRTAATSMYCWSAAANSTGVA from the exons ATGGGCAAGGCGGGCAGGTGGCTCCGAAGCTTCTTGCCGGGCAAGAAGGACCGGGGCAAGGACGCCGGGAACCACAAGACCGGCCCCGAGGAGACGCCGCGGTGGGTGCCGGCGTGGACTCCGCAGACGGTGACGCCGGCGTCGACCCCGGGGGCCAAGGAGAAGAGGAGGTGGAGCTTCCGGCGGCCTGCGACGGCGGTGGCCGCCGGGGCGGGGAAGGACGGCGCGTTCTTGGAGCCGCGGGTGCTGGACCCCGACCAGAGCGCCATCGCGGTGGCGATCGCTACCGCGGCCGCCGCCGAGGCCGCGGTGGCGGCCAAGCAGGCGGCTGCCGCCGTCGTCCGGTACGCCGCGTCCGCGCCGGGGTCGAAGCGCGCCGTCATCGGCATTGAGGAGGCCGCGGCGATCAAGATTCAGTCCGTCTTCAAATCCTACCTG GCGAGGAAGGCACTGTGCGCGCTCAGGGGGCTGGTGAAGCTGCAGGCGCTCGTGCGCGGCCACCTCGTCCGGCGGCAGGCCAGCAACACGCTGCGCTGCATGCAGGCGCTCGTCGCCGCCCAGAACAGGGCGCGCACGGCGCGCCTCCGGCTCCTCGACGACGTCGAGAGGCCCCTCCGCACGCCACGGATGACGCCCACACGCCGCTCCCCGCACCATCCCCGGCTCCGACAGCATCAG GAGatggaggagaacatcaagatcgtggAGGTGGACACCGGGGCGGGCGACGTGCGCTGCACGCCGAGGACGTCGCGGCGCAGCAGCTGCTACGCCACGCCGCTCTGCCGCACGCCGTCCAAGGTGGAGCTGTACCAGAAGGTGTCGCCGACGCCGTCGGCGCTGACGGACGCGAGCGGGCGGTCCTACAGCGGGCGGTACGAGGACTTCTCGTTCGGCACCGCGCGGGCCAGCCCGTACCACTACTACTACGCCTCGGACGCGTCGTGcaagcagccaccgccgccgcagcagcagggccacggcgccggcgccggcgcggacCACCCGCTGCTGTTCCCCAGCTACATGGCCAACACGCAGTCCTCGCGCGCCAAGGCGCGGTCGCAGAGCGCGCCCAGGCAGCGCGCGTCGGTGTCGTCGGCCCCCGAGGTGGCGTCGCCGTGGGAGAGGCAGGCCAGCGCGGGCCGGCGCAGGGCGTCGCTGGAGGGGCCGGCGCAGGCCGCCGCGCGCGGGCTGGCGTCCCCGAAGGGCGCCGTGCGCGTCCAGCGGTGCCAGTCGCAGGCGAGCGCGGCGTGCCCGTGGGGCGTGAGGCTGGACATGTCGAGCGCGTCCGTCCACGACAGCGAGTGCGGGTCGACCAGCACCATGAGGACCGCGGCCACCAGCATGTACTGCTGGTCGGCGGCCGCCAACAGCACCGGCGTCGCGTGA